The Leptospira sp. WS60.C2 genome includes the window TACATCACCAACACTATCACTGACGATGAGTGCTTTAAAGTTTCCAGATACTCCACTAGGTTTATTGTTATTACAGTTTGAATCGGCTGCCAATACTCCTGCTGCTGTCATTTCTCCTTTAAAGGTTAAGGCTGTGGCAAAAACTTTTTTAGCGCTTGGCTCATCATCTTCGTTGGTAATCGAATGATCGCCTGGGCTCGTCGCATTTTGATAATTGGTATCTGTGTTTGCGACCATTGCGAGTTGGATTTCAAACGGTTGGTTTCCGTCAGCAAACGAATCATCAAGACCAGTGACTGTGAAAGTTTGTTTCTTTAGCGAACTTGCACAACCTGAATCTGAAGCATTTCCTGGTTCAACCTGACTTCCAACAGGAAACGTAATTTGTGCAGAAGATAAGGTCCCACATTCCCCCGAAGCAGCAGTGCCCGCCGAATATGATTTACAGCTAATGTTGATAATCACTGGCTGTGTTGGGTTATTGCCCCCCAAACAAACGGAAATAGTTGCCGTATTCGTTGTTCCTTCTCTTGTGTTTCCTACATGAGATATATAAAATGATTTTTCATCATCAGTTGTAGCGGCATATACATCGATGGGATTATAAACCAATCCTCCTGTAGATTCAAAAGTGTTAACAGTCCAATTTTGTGTTAGGTCAACATCACTGTCATCGACGTGAGTTAATACAGCTTGATTTGAACCACCAGATTCCATAAAATTATAGTTAGATGTCGATACAGTTACGTTTGCCGGTACTGTTCCTTCGGTTGTGTCTGAGCTGGAAAGTCCAATTGTTACATCAGATGCTGGAGCAGATTGGGAAATGATCCATATGTTAGTCGAACCACCTTCTGTGGCAGATAATCTGTTTCCTGATGTTCCTAGAGGTGAACCAGAAAAATTACAAGGTTGGAGAAGGTGACTTCCGTCATTATCACAAGAACGAACAGTGAAAGTAGGTTCTGATACTGTTGAATTATAAGTGGTGTCCGTGGAAGAAGCGACAAATGAAACAGTGTAATCCACATTACCAGTGTTTGCTGAATCAGTTTTTCCTTCTACTTCGAATGTTTGATATGCGTTCCAATTGCTTGGAGTAAAGGTGAGAGTCGGTGTTAAAATGTTACATTTGTTTCCGCAATTAGAAGAAAAGGTAAGTGTCACATTGTTTGTGGGTCTTGTTCGCAATTTGATTTGGAAATTGGAATATTTTGAGCCAAATTGGTTATTTTCATCTGTTGCGAAGCGAGAGATTGCTCCTCCAGAAGAGCCCGTTGTTCCTGTTGTGAGATCAAATCTTTGGTAAGCGTAACCAGGAACACTTTGGTCTCTGTTATAAACGACGACGTTTCTTGGTTTGATCCCATTATATTCAGAATCAGTGCTACTTGTGTTTGCGACTTCAACTGTATATACTTTGATCCCATCAATTTCAAGATCATCGATTGAGGTGATAGTAACCTGTTGAGGAGTATTAAAATTCGCAGGTGTGAAGGTTAAGGTTTTTGGATTTGCCGTTCCTTCTCTATTACTCGCATTCGTCGCATCATACACTTCGTTAATCGGGATCGTTACATTGGCACTTGGTGCTGTACGTAATACCACTTGGAACGAGGCGTTGGTAGCAGTTGCAGAAGGACCTGGTTCTTCCATCACACGCGAAATGTTCGAAACTCGAACTCCAGATCCTTCATCATCATCTAGAGAGACTGTAATGTCACAGGCATCTTTTCCTGCATATGTTCCTGAAACTTCCTCGCCACTACCATTTTTTTGAACCATTGTACCAAGGCGAACCGTCATCGGTTCCACCTTTATGCTTCTATCGGCATCTTGAACCGCAGTGAATGTGAAACACTGTCTCTCTGAAACTCCATTTCCAGTGAATGTGAGTTTTGCCGGAATGGCAACATCAGGTGCAGGATAGGTTTTCAAAGTTGAAATTCTTGCTCCATACAGACTGTTAATCGATACAGGAATTTCAATGCTACCACTGAACGGAACATTGGGATAGATACATGTTTGAAAGGATCGATATCCCCAGGCAGTGCCACCATCTGTGTCAACGTCAGATAATCCATTTTCAGAACCAGTGCTGAATGTGGAGTTGACATCTCCATCTTCCGAAAGCGAGATCATTTGTGTTGAAATGGTAACATCAGAGGAACAACTCGTTGTTACATTTCCAAATGCTCGATCAAATCGTTCGCTAAGACCAAATAAAAACGTATCACCAGCAGACACTCTTCCAGAACATCCAAGGAAAAGAGATATTAAAACCTGCGCCAAAAAAAGGTGAATGAGTTTATTTTTGAAGTACATGCGAAATTTCCCAAGAAAAGATCTTTTTTCTATCAATCAACCAGATTAACTCATTTGATGGCAACGACATTCTGGTTTTTGCAGATAGAGTTTGAAACTTAAACTAATATATGTTATATTATTTTTTAACAATGTTTATTATCTGTGAACGAAGGAAATTAATTATTGCGGATGTTTACTAGGGATATACGGCAAGTTTGGATCCACAACTTAAGGGAGTTGTGATAAAATTAAGTTGTTTTACTAACACTTGATGGAAATTAATTTCAGAAAGTTTCTAATAAGAATAATCATTTGCTTTCTGAACTCGGTGTTAAAGATAAGGACAGTTTGTTTTATGTTTAGAATTTTTTTTGTTTTTTTTCTCATCCCTCTTTTTGGATTCTTTTGCCAATCAACAACCAAACCCGAGTGGCTTGAATCAGAATCATTCCAAAAATTTTGTGGTTGTGTTCCCATCGATGAATCGAAGCCAAGTGAACATCTAGGAAGTTTGCCTGTTGGTTCCTTGGATAAATTGGGAACTCCTAATTATTTAGAAAAATTATACAAAGGGCTTAGGAGTGACTTCGAGCATACTGGCACACCATTTGAAGAAGTGGGCGGTAGCCTTGTTGCGAAAGGAGTGGAATTAAAACGCATTGAAGACGATGAAAAGCGCCTAAGAGAACTACTCATCATCATTGATGGAGACGTTGCGTTTCCCTCAGGAAAATCCACACTCACTCCAAAAGCAAAAGAGCTCATCGCAAAAGTTGGAGATGCGATGGAAGCGTATCCTGAAACCAATTGTCGAATTGGTGGGCATACAGATAGCGTAGGTGCCTTTGCAATGAACCTCAAACTTAGTAAAGAAAGATCTCAATCTGTGAAAAAAGAATTAAAACTCGTTCATAAGATTGCGGAAGAGCGTTTTAAGGAAGTCGATGGTTATGCGGATTTGCACAAGATCGTCGATACTATGTTAGCAGAAAAGAAAAATCGTCGTACCGAAATTTATGTAGGGACGGTTCGCATTGTTTACTAACGCATTACAGTCGATTCTTGGAAAGTTGATATTGAATTCGACTCGATATCTTGTCTTGTTTTGTTTCATGAGTATGACAGGGCTTATGGCAGAAGAATCGAATCAACAGGTAACAAATAAGGAAACAAAGAAAGAATCCGGTCCGAACTCGGAAAAAACAAATCTAGTGACAGATGTCAAAAAAGAAACTCCACTCGTCACCGAAACACCTAATACAAGTCCACTTGTAAGTTTAGAAGATCGGGAAGATAACAAGACTTCAATGGAGATTTTCAACAAAGTTTATGAACATCGATTCATGATTCGTGGTGGTTGGGGGATTGGAAAATTATCACCCGCGATCCTGAATGAAACTGGCCCTTCCTGGTTTCAAAATTCCGTCTTTCGGCAAATCACGGAACCTGGTGCTCCACTCGCTATTCCTTATAAGGGCGTCAAAGATTTGGATATCAATTCTCAATTTTTTGATCTCCGTTATGGTTATAAAAACAAATACGAAGTGCAGTATGCCGAAGAAACCTCGTTAGGTGTGTATAGCCGAAGCCAGCCTGCTTCCAATAATTTTATCTCTCCCAGAACTGATTCATATTGGGCCAGTAGTTTTGAAGGGAATCGGCTTTTACGATTTGAAGGAGTCAGTCAGCATTTCCGATTTTCATATACACATCCCATCACAAAACTATTTATGATGGGACCTTCGCTCAACTTTCATCGTTATACGGAAAGAAATAATATCTCTTATGGTTCTTTCTCGACGAGTCGTCCAGAAGCAACTGTTCCAAACAAAGTGACGTGGTCGATTGGTGGTGATGCCAATGCAGAATATTCCATGAAAGGAATTCTGCCTGGAATTTATGCAAAATTCAAACTCAGAGATTGGTGGGAAATTCGTGGACGACTCGAACTATTGGATCGGAAAGGAAATTTTTCTGTTTTAGGGAGCCAAATCATTCAAGAGGTTTTCAATGATGGATCCTCCAATTTGACTGCCGTTCTTCCTGCGTATGGGGGAAAAGTGAGGGACAAAGGAACCATCTTTAATCTTGAGACGTCTTTCCAATACTGTCGTTTTTCCCTGGACATTGGTATGATCCGACAAGATGTAAAAAGAACATATGATAGTTACTTGGGCGATACGATAGGGTCTGTGCCAAGAAATGATTATTCAGCAAGGAGTGTTTTTGTTGGAGTTTCAGAAATGTCAAATTCAATCAAACACACTGTGACCGAATTTTATATCATGCCTGGTGTCTCATTCTTTTATGATGAAGACAAAATCTATTAAATTGAGTTTTTACTAATACGATCTCACTTTCACAATCAGAAAACCGATGTAGGTGATCTTTCTTAAAAATGTTTGCTTTTTCCAAACTGTAACTCAATCTAAGAAGGGATGCCTTATCTAATTTCCCTATTTGCTTTATTCTTTCTCCTCACTTGTGGGAATCCTTCCGATTCTGATTCGAATCAAAAAACGGAAGACCCAAATGCTCTTCCATCCAAACGAATAGTCTATTTTGGTGATTCCTTGACGGCGGGTTATGGCCTTCTGAATTTTGAAGATGCATGGCCACACATTCTCACAAACCGGATCAATGCAGAGGGTTATGCATATCAAATGACTAATGCAGGTGTCTCGGGTGATACAACGAGTGGGGGACTCGGTCGTTTGGAATGGGTGCTTGCTGAAAAGCCCTCAATATTCGTACTCGAGTTAGGCGCCAATGACATGTTACGAGGGATCAATCCTTCTGTTACAAAAGAGAACCTTCGTTCCATGATTCGCCAAGTAAAGTCCCAATATCCTGGCACAAAGATCTTGTTAGTCGGAATGATTGCGACTCCCAATATGGGAAAAAAATATGCAAATGCATTTAATACGATTTATCCTGAACTCGCAAAAGAAGAATCGGTTCCTCTTGTTCCCTTTATATTAGAGAAAGTCGCAACGATTCGTAAACTCAACCAAAAAGATGGAATCCATCCCACGGAAGCCGGACACAAATTAGTAGCGGACACTGTGTACCCTTACTTAAAACCACTTCTTGAAAAATAGGAACCAATTGATGTCATTACCTTTTCCCATTCCACCGTTTGCCTTGGAGTGTAAATTGTTCGCCAAAGATGCCTTTGGTGCGTCCTTTACACATCCTTTTGTTCTAGCACTTGCCGAAGGAACTCTTGATCCAAAGGTTTTCCGATTCTACCAAATCCAAGATGCAAAGTACTTAGAAGCTTTTTCCGATGCCTGTGCGATTCTTTCCACAAAGGTAATTGATCCCGATGACAAACTTTGGCTGATTGATGCAGCAAGGATGGCTCTTGTTGTGGAAAGCCAGCTCCATCTTGGATATGGAAAAACGTTAGGTTATGATGCGTCCACAATTGCCCAAACAGAGCCCACTCCCAATAATTTGGCTTACCAAAACCATATGATCACAACTGCCATGAAGGGAACTATTCTCGAGGGATTTTGTGCCATTGCTCCTTGCCCTTGGTTGTATGTCGAACTTGGCCAACACCTGGTGCAAAAAAAAGGCACCATCCCAAAAGACCATCCATATGCTTCGTGGCTTACCATGTATTCTGATCCTGGTTTCAATGACTATATGGCCAATTTGCTGTCAAGGTTACAGAAGTATGCGGATCTTACAGACCTAGACGCTAAAAACCGCGCGAAACTAACCTTTCGACAAAGTTGTGATTATGAATGGATGTTTTGGGAACAGGCTTGGACATCTCAAGTTTGGCCACATCGGTAAAGTTCTGTTAGTTGGCAGAAAAACCGGAATGAAATATATTCGGTTCTGAACGGGGACGTATGCTCCAGATGGAGCGTTTCTCTTTCTTCTTTTTCGACTTTTTTCCTTGCCGATTTGATTAGGTTCCAAATGATGGTTTCACAAACCTTCTGCGGGAATAGCTCAGCGGTAGAGCATCTCCTTGCCAAGGAGAGGGTCGCGGGTTCAAGTCCCGTTTCCCGCTAATGAAGGTCTTCTTCTTTTTCTTTCCACTACACTCTCTTTTTTTACACTGGATATAATACGATGGAATTTACGGCTAAAAAAAATAACAACGCAACTTGTGACCTCAGCATTCAATTTAGCGCTGAAGAAGTCCGCACCGCCTATGCAAAAGCTTACCAAAATGCAGCTGAAAAAGTAAAAATCCCTGGGTTTCGACCAGGAAAAGCTCCCCTCAATATGGTGGAAAAAGTCCTCGGTGACTCCGTGATGGACGATGCCGCAAACATCATGTTAAACCAAGCAATGGCAGACCTTTTTGATAAATTGGAACACAAACCAATTCGTCTGCCACAATTCCAAATGGAAACGTTTGATAAAAATACAGGTGCAAAGGCAAAGGCCACATACGATACAAAACCGGAAGTCACCTTACCAAAGTTAAAGAAAATCAAAATCCAACCAAAAGAAATTAAAATTTCGGATGCTGACATTCAAAAAGAATTGGAAGGAATTCAAAAAAACATGGCTCGTAATTCTTTGAAAGAAGAAAGCGAGCCGGTTGAGGCTTCTGACTTACTCGAAATTAATTATAAGTTCAAAGAAACGGGAAAGGAATACCCAGAGAATACACAAACAGGAAAATTCCAAATGGGAGCTCCCCAGAACCCACCGGGTTTTGAGACCAATCTCCTTGGAATGAAACTAAATGAAACAAAAGAGTTCACGTTCACCTACCCAGATGTGTATCCTGCTTCTCCTGAGTCTGCTGGAAAATCCATCATTTACACAGTAACGGTAACAGCGATTTACAAAGTAACTTACCCTGAAATCAATGATGACTTTGCTTCCGAAGTAGATGGTTCTGCCAACTTACAAGAGTTAAAAGATAAAACCAAAAAACAACTCATTGAAATTTTTGGGAATGCACTCACCAAACGTGCCACAGATGATGCTTACAATGAAATCATCAAAGAATCCAAATTCATCATCCCAGAATCCCTCATTTATGAAGAAACAGAAACTGTTTTCAAAAACTTTATGCGTGAATTTGGCCTTCCTGTGACCTCTCTTGCTGACTATGCAAAACGCCTTGGCAAAGAAGAAAAAGAAGTAAGGGAATCTTTCTCCAAAGCCGCTGAAAAACGGATCCAAACTTACATTTTGAAGCAAAAAATCGCTGATGACTACAAAATCGTGATTTCTGACGAGGAAGTAGAGGCTGGTTACGAAAAAGAAGCCTCAGCTCAAGGAATTCCTGCCGAAACTCTCAAAAAAGAAGTCCAAAAACAGAAGGCGGAAACCTACTACCGTGACAAATTCCTGTTTGATAAAATTGACGAGTTTGTATACGCTGAGGTAGAGAAAAAATCGCCAAAAGCAATTTCAACGGAAGAAGCTGAGAAAATTCTTAGCGGGAAAGAAGAGTAAACTATGTCCACACTGATGCCTTATGTCATTGAACAAACAAGCCGTGGCGAACGCCAATACGACATTTTTTCACGGTTATTAAAAGATCGGATCATTTTCTTAGGTTCTGCCATCGACGAAACCTATGCGAATGTGATCTCTGCTCAACTTTTGTTTTTAGAAGCGGAAAACCCGGATAGAGACATTTATCTCTACATCAATAGCCCTGGTGGGTATGTGAGTTCTGGACTTGCGATTTATGACACAATGCAACTCATCAAACCAGAAGTGAGAACCCTTTGCATTGGCCAGGCATCTTCGATGGCAGCACTTTTACTAGCGGGTGGTGCCAAAGGGAAACGTTCTGCCCTTCCGAATTCACGTATTATGTTACACCAACCATATGGCGGAGCAGGTGGACAAGCGTCTGATATTGAAATCTCTGCGAAAGAAATCATCAAGATCAAGGACAAACTCATCGATCTTTATGGTAAACACACTGGCAAAGCGTCTGACCAAATCCGAAAAGATACAGAACGTAATTTCTTTATGAGTGCTGATGAAGCAAAAGAATACGGCATCATCGACAACGTGATCCAAGAACGCAAACAGATGCCACAAGCCTAAGGGGGCAAATCTCCATGACCAAACGTGCAAGCCAATCGGGTAATTCCAGAGAAAAATTACATTGTTCTTTCTGCGGGAAGGCCCAAGATGAAGTAAGACGGCTTGTCGCAGGTCCTGGTGTTTATATTTGCGATGAATGTATTTCCTTATGTAACGAAATCATCGCCGAAGAACCACAAAGCGGTGAAAAAACCGCAATTGTGGGTGACATCCCAAAACCAACCGAAATCAAAAAAATCTTAGACCAGTATGTGATTGGGCAAGAACAGGCCAAAAAAGCTTTGTCTGTTGCCGTTTACAATCACTACAAACGAATCTTTCATAACGAACGTAAGGCGGGAGATGTGGAATTGGAAAAATCCAATATCATGCTCATCGGTCCTACCGGTTCTGGAAAGACCTTACTCGCACAAACCTTAGCTCGCATCCTAAAAGTACCATTTGCCATTGTGGATGCAACCGCTCTTACGGAAGCGGGATATGTGGGGGAAGATGTCGAAAACATCATCCTCAAACTCATCC containing:
- a CDS encoding OmpA family protein → MFRIFFVFFLIPLFGFFCQSTTKPEWLESESFQKFCGCVPIDESKPSEHLGSLPVGSLDKLGTPNYLEKLYKGLRSDFEHTGTPFEEVGGSLVAKGVELKRIEDDEKRLRELLIIIDGDVAFPSGKSTLTPKAKELIAKVGDAMEAYPETNCRIGGHTDSVGAFAMNLKLSKERSQSVKKELKLVHKIAEERFKEVDGYADLHKIVDTMLAEKKNRRTEIYVGTVRIVY
- a CDS encoding arylesterase; amino-acid sequence: MPYLISLFALFFLLTCGNPSDSDSNQKTEDPNALPSKRIVYFGDSLTAGYGLLNFEDAWPHILTNRINAEGYAYQMTNAGVSGDTTSGGLGRLEWVLAEKPSIFVLELGANDMLRGINPSVTKENLRSMIRQVKSQYPGTKILLVGMIATPNMGKKYANAFNTIYPELAKEESVPLVPFILEKVATIRKLNQKDGIHPTEAGHKLVADTVYPYLKPLLEK
- a CDS encoding TenA family protein, translating into MSLPFPIPPFALECKLFAKDAFGASFTHPFVLALAEGTLDPKVFRFYQIQDAKYLEAFSDACAILSTKVIDPDDKLWLIDAARMALVVESQLHLGYGKTLGYDASTIAQTEPTPNNLAYQNHMITTAMKGTILEGFCAIAPCPWLYVELGQHLVQKKGTIPKDHPYASWLTMYSDPGFNDYMANLLSRLQKYADLTDLDAKNRAKLTFRQSCDYEWMFWEQAWTSQVWPHR
- the tig gene encoding trigger factor, whose amino-acid sequence is MEFTAKKNNNATCDLSIQFSAEEVRTAYAKAYQNAAEKVKIPGFRPGKAPLNMVEKVLGDSVMDDAANIMLNQAMADLFDKLEHKPIRLPQFQMETFDKNTGAKAKATYDTKPEVTLPKLKKIKIQPKEIKISDADIQKELEGIQKNMARNSLKEESEPVEASDLLEINYKFKETGKEYPENTQTGKFQMGAPQNPPGFETNLLGMKLNETKEFTFTYPDVYPASPESAGKSIIYTVTVTAIYKVTYPEINDDFASEVDGSANLQELKDKTKKQLIEIFGNALTKRATDDAYNEIIKESKFIIPESLIYEETETVFKNFMREFGLPVTSLADYAKRLGKEEKEVRESFSKAAEKRIQTYILKQKIADDYKIVISDEEVEAGYEKEASAQGIPAETLKKEVQKQKAETYYRDKFLFDKIDEFVYAEVEKKSPKAISTEEAEKILSGKEE
- the clpP gene encoding ATP-dependent Clp endopeptidase proteolytic subunit ClpP; amino-acid sequence: MSTLMPYVIEQTSRGERQYDIFSRLLKDRIIFLGSAIDETYANVISAQLLFLEAENPDRDIYLYINSPGGYVSSGLAIYDTMQLIKPEVRTLCIGQASSMAALLLAGGAKGKRSALPNSRIMLHQPYGGAGGQASDIEISAKEIIKIKDKLIDLYGKHTGKASDQIRKDTERNFFMSADEAKEYGIIDNVIQERKQMPQA